The Cryptomeria japonica chromosome 9, Sugi_1.0, whole genome shotgun sequence DNA segment TGTAATTAAATGTGCATGCTACTAAGAGATTTTCCCATAACAATCATATCAACAATGAGCTTTAACTTTAGTATATTTATTGCAAATATTATCAATGCATCTTATAAGTGGAAAATTAACGTGTAAGAAATTCCTGAAAGAAACAAACAATTTCCAGCTATCTAGAGAGCAGGTTGTTGAGATACATCTATTACGTGTTGATTATTTACACAAACATAATAGCTAATTCCTATGAACAGAACAAAGAATTCAATGCAATGAGCGAgatgagagaaaaacctaaaaaccATTGGGCAATAGTCCTTCCATTTGAAGTCAACGGAATGATGAGGAGGGGTACATGCTGAACCCTCAGGAGGAAATCGCATCCATATGCTTCCTTTGGGATCAAAATCAGCAGAGACGATCTCTCGTCTGGGTATAGGAGTGATCTTTCCTACAGCATACCTGCAATCATAATACATAATGATAAGATGAAATGTATATAGTTTCCTTACAAGAAATTGTTTTCTCTCAAATTCATGTGTACCAGAGGAAGCACAGTGACAACAGCAAGATGCAGAGCAACCATTCTTTATGGCAtttagaaattattgatgaagtaaacTGAATCTAGCCTTCATAAAACAACCCAAGAGGGACAAATACAAAAAGCCTAGATCTCAGAAACGAAAGCATTAGGATTAAGTGAGTTGCTGTTTGAAGAAGAGAATTTTAAGCTGAAGCATTGAGACATTCTCATCTCAGATTACAAGGATTAAATTCAAAATGATGGCAGGTTAGGTTGTCACAGAGAATGCTGGTACACAATCTTCCCGTTGAACATTCAAAGTTATACCAATAATCATAAAGCAATTATAAGAATGCCTCAAAACCAACAAATCAAGTTATCCGTATGGAATTCTTACAACTTTGCAGGGATTTGACAAATTCTGTAATCGACAATAGTTACACTATTATTTCCTTTTAGCTTAACAGAGCAACAAAGTGATACCACAAattcataaataaattaaaagaatgCCTCAAAGCCAAGGAATCAAGTTACTTGTGTGGAGTTCTTACAACTTTGCAGGTATTCAGCAAACTCTGTAATCCACAATGGTTACACCTATTATTTCCTTTAGCTTGAAAGAGTGGCAAAGCGATTATCATTTCTGAATTAGAAATCTGAACAGTATATTTGAAGTGCAATCTTCTTGAATAACAAGAAAATGACTTAAACAAAAACACTTTATTTTAATAGCATATCCTTTTCATCATACAAGTATTACATCGCTACTTTTTTAATTCTCTTGTTATTCCTAGCATGGATTTCTTGTCAgccaaaatcaaattttctttCTAACGCATTTATAGATAAATGTAAAACATTGAGCAAGGCATATACGTGAATATGCAAATAAAGTAAGCGAACCTGATTCCCAATTGCAGGTTGAGCATTAAGTCATAATTTCTGTGCCCTTTATAGATTATTTCGCCAGGTCTCTTCCTTTCGTTTGGCTGCCGTTTATGTCCTCTTTTCGCATCCTTGGAAGGCACATTTATTCTGGAGACCTCATTAATCAATACTCCTTGAACATATTCTCTCTCGACAGCAGATTGCACAGGAAAATTATCGGGATCACAAGTGCTGCTGCCCTCATCATTATCATCAAATTCCTCGCTACTTGAGCTTCTTACCCCATCAAAGGAAAAGTTTCTTCCTATTCTGGATTCAAGGGTTTTTGAGGATGTTGTTTCAGAGCTAGGGGCATAAGGAGCATTCAAGTCAACCTCAAAATCAGACAAAGAAGAGCTTCTCTCCTTCCAGCAAGAGTGACCATCATCAGAGAGATCATCATGCTGATCCAGACTTGAAGGCAAGGATTCCAAAAGGTGACATAGCCTGGTCTGATTGCCACAGGCGGGATAAAATGTACCTTTACCATCTTTGAACCCCTTACTCCAGGTCCCCATATAACAACTCCCATCTGCCCATTTGTAGACTCCATGGCCATGCTCCAACCCGTCAAGCCATTGCCCATCATATTTATCCCCATTGCTCCAACTCATAATCCCCGTTCCACACATTAAACCCCCTCTCCATTCTCCCATATACTCGTTACCATTTTCCCGAATGTACCGTCCCTGGCCTTCCTGAACACCATGCTTCCAAGAGCCTTCATAAAAATCACCGTTCTTGTAGCATTTATGACCATACCCGTGTTTGTCATTCAGCAGCCACTGCCCTCTGTACGTAGACCCATCTACTCCAGTAAACGTTCCATACCCATGTAAGTAACCACCCATAAAATCTCCCTCATAAGTTGCACCTGAGGGCCATGAAAGCTTACCTTTACCTGTTTTTTGACCTCTGCACCACTGACCTTCATACATGCAACCATCAGCCCACAAGTACTTTCCCCTCCCTTCAGGTAAACTACGATTCCAAGCTCCCACGTACATATCTCCATTGGGCATTGCCTTTTCCCCCTTAATAGCCCTCTCTGACGGATTATGATGGCTTCCATTGATCGATTCTGGGAAAATGTACAAGAACTCTGAatcatcttcctcttcttcatccacATGGGCTACGGGACCAGACATACAGAAGACAGCACCGGGTGCCGCCCTTCTTGCCCTCTTCCTCAGTTGTAGACAACGAAACAAGCTATCAAGGGCAGTTGCTTCTTCTGGGTCTACGAGGTCTTTGCCTCTAGCAAGCGGATCCAGATCTTTTGTATTCGCCACTGTGAAATCTGTTACTATTTCTGATTGCTTTTCTATTGACCTGTAGCGAACTTCTGTACTGCTTCTGATTGCCTTATTATTGTTATAAGCACACCAGGCGCCTCCTGTCAGATTCATCAAAACCAATCAATCTGTCTTAACTAATAATTTACTGAACTCACTCAAGACAAATGTACGTCTCGTATTCTCAGACTGGATTATGAGCCTCAAACAATCTGGCATAGAAAACCGATATTCTCAGAGTGGATTGTGAGACCCAAAACAACACCCACATAGAAAACTAATGTTCACAGGCTACATTCTCAGACCGAAAACGGTCTGACATACCAGACTGTTATTCTCTCAAGCTGGATGGTCATACCCACGTACACACTGAGCATCTTCTCGGTGCCTTCCGTTGCAAAATTCACCTCCCACTCAGAAAAATTTGCTAAATGCTCTCCATTTACGGGCATTGCATATAACCTTTACTGTTCCCAACAGCTATATAGAGCCCGTATGCTACTGTTAAAAAACGCCCTATTCAAATACAGGAGGTTTTAGCCTGTTGGGTGCAATTCCACACAGGGCAAGAAAAATATACGCAGTCGCGGTACGTTTAGTGACGTATATTTTACTATCTGGCACGCTTCTTGGCAGTAGGCAGAGGAGGGCAAGGAAGTGCCCTAGATCCATATCAAAAGCCCATCAAGACCCCTCGTACATTTCATGACCATTTTCAGAAAACATATATTAATTCATTCATATGTCTGGCGTGATATACAGCATTGAATGCACATGTTTACTGTCATGTCTACAGCACTTCAACCTGAACAAAAAAATAACAGCAGCAGCCATTGCAGATCAGAAGAAGATAAAACGGGCAATTCAATCCCATCCCTTCCCATCCCTTCCCATCCCCATTGTGAAGGAATCAGATAAAGCTACGAGGAAACAAATGAGTAGACAGTTCGTTACTCAATACACACTAACTACTCACGACATCGGCAGCAGCAATAATGAATAGGAGATCCGGCGGTCATTCATTTATTCATATAAAGTCAAAAAGTTTTGAACCACAATCTTCCCTTGGAAACAAAAGACTAGCCGGTACGAGAAGCAAGAAATGACAACCACAAAGATTAATCCAACTAAATTATAGAGATACCATGTAAGGCTGAGCTTCAATCTCGAGGCTTTTTTCTCAAAAAAAGTGTCAAGTGAAATCAATTTACCGCAAAATATACAGCCTAGGATGACGAGCCATGGGAAATTTCACCTATATTGTTTTTAATCTACAACCAAGATCTTTGCTCTGCTCAGATCTACTAAAGAACATTGGAAAAGAAAGCGCCTAAATATTAAGTATACCTATGTGGGTATTCAAGATTGATCCACGCAAAGCCAATTTATATCGGGCATCCATATTTCGATGGACCATGGCAGAAACTGTTAAAAATAATACTTTCTCAGGTATTTCCTAATCCAATGGTCCATATAGCATAAACAATGTAAAAAATATGACTGTTCCGAAAAGGTTTACATAAAAAATCTCACAGATCCTATCTAATCGTCCAGTTTGTATCACTGACTTCGGTGTCAGAGACGTAGCCTAAACTTTTGCAGTATGCAGCCAAATGAGGACTAAACCTATGTGTGCACATATAGGGGACCATTAAAAATTAATGCTAAAATATTATACAGATCAAAAATAGATTTCAAATCCGTGAGATTTCCATTTGCTCCCTCACGGATTGAAACAAAACTTCAACGGCATACCTAAGTCCAAGTCAAAAAACGGGACATCTATGAAATCATGAAGAGGAATGAGAAGCTTGCGTTTAAAATTAAGAAGTAACTAATTGTGGCTCTGAAATGCACCTTAAATAAGCAATATTCTAAGGTTTAAAGATTAGAAATTATATAACCATCCATACAGATCGTAAAAGTCAAAAGCAAAGATCAAGGCAGAAAGCTTACATTAGAAAGTAACTCAGTCATTCTAACAGAGGTTAAGAGGCAAGAAAAGATCAGAAAAGaacatttttctttttatttagtaCTCTGCTTTATCTACACCGAAAATCTACACTGCAAATAATTCAAACGTCAAAATTTCTACTGTACAAATTTGAAACGAAAGAATATGGAGTTTTTTTTTTGGCATTCAAACGTCAAAATTGGCAACATTGACGTGGAACAAGAAAGGAGTTAAACCCGACTTCAATCAAATTCTTCCACGAAACAATGTCCTACGCATATTCGAATTGTGAGCATCCTGCATAATCCAAATGGGAGAACAATAATACTCTAAATTCGATATCAAGAGAAGGATAACCACAACCACAACTATGTTTTTCTATTTCAAGTGTCATTTGCCATGtctaagaatcctccaaaaacgAAAATATTGGACTCATATCCTTCCATAAAGAAAAATTCCGACTAAAAGTCTATTTTTTTATAACCCACAAAAGTTCCACACAAGTAATCTATATGATAGTTAAAACCAGAAACACGTTGCATACAAAATTCCAAAAAAGACCTCAAAATTTCACCTTCTGTCGAATGTTACCAAGCTGAAGCCGCCACATGTTCAAATTTCAACTTAATCACAGGAAACAGAATTCCTCGAATAGGTCTAAAAACTAAAAAGATAGCAAAATTCTCCTGCAATAGAAAATCAAAACTCTCGAAACTCGATCCGACAAAAATTTGAAAGTTTCCAGGAATAAGCTACTCATACCTTAACATTTTGCACATTTCGCTCGTTAAAACATAAAAACTTAATCCGCCATTAGTTTAAAGATTTGACAAAATTACAGCATGTGATGTAAATTTCTACCGAGTCATATTAATGATGAACATTGGCAAAGTACCGTTGAATACTAAGATAAACCTCAAATTCTCAAGACATTCCACTCTATGCTCCAAGATCACCAAATTAACAggaaattttaaaaaaacaaaaacgcgGCGACTAGACACACGAAATCAGAGAAAATTTGCAGACATTCTACCTAACTTTACGATAAAACTCAATTTCCAAACTACAATCAACAAGTACTTAAATATCAACCGATGCAAACCTGTACATTTCTCAAATTTTCGCCTCACACACACAATCCGCCAAATTCATCACAAAGAGCCGTACAAAATCTTTGTAATTTCCATTCACTTTCCTCAATCAATTGACCAAATATATGAAGATaagtaaaatacaaaaaaaaaaatgctttcaGAGTCCCTTACGAATCTTGCAAATTTCCGCCTAAAACATAAC contains these protein-coding regions:
- the LOC131048303 gene encoding phosphatidylinositol 4-phosphate 5-kinase 9 isoform X3 — encoded protein: MNLTGGAWCAYNNNKAIRSSTEVRYRSIEKQSEIVTDFTVANTKDLDPLARGKDLVDPEEATALDSLFRCLQLRKRARRAAPGAVFCMSGPVAHVDEEEEDDSEFLYIFPESINGSHHNPSERAIKGEKAMPNGDMYVGAWNRSLPEGRGKYLWADGCMYEGQWCRGQKTGKGKLSWPSGATYEGDFMGGYLHGYGTFTGVDGSTYRGQWLLNDKHGYGHKCYKNGDFYEGSWKHGVQEGQGRYIRENGNEYMGEWRGGLMCGTGIMSWSNGDKYDGQWLDGLEHGHGVYKWADGSCYMGTWSKGFKDGKGTFYPACGNQTRLCHLLESLPSSLDQHDDLSDDGHSCWKERSSSLSDFEVDLNAPYAPSSETTSSKTLESRIGRNFSFDGVRSSSSEEFDDNDEGSSTCDPDNFPVQSAVEREYVQGVLINEVSRINVPSKDAKRGHKRQPNERKRPGEIIYKGHRNYDLMLNLQLGIRYAVGKITPIPRREIVSADFDPKGSIWMRFPPEGSACTPPHHSVDFKWKDYCPMVFRHLRELFKIDAADYMLSICGNDALRELSSPGKSGSVFYLSHDDRFMIKTMRKSEVKVLLRMLPNYYNHVRTYESTLITKFFGLHSIRAAGGQKVQLIVMGNMFCSELHIHRRFDLKGSSQGRSTDKVEIDETTTLKDLDLEFVFQLEPLWRQALLKQIKCDCNFLEAERIMDYSLLLGLHLRAPQYSTPFSPKNSSTDTHLSSGETFKAPISDEFGVKVENTDLVLPGTARLGIRLGVNMPARATRRTPKIAQDSHPEGELFAVDPKLYSRRFQDFICRTFPENS
- the LOC131048303 gene encoding phosphatidylinositol 4-phosphate 5-kinase 9 isoform X1, encoding MNLTGGAWCAYNNNKAIRSSTEVRYRSIEKQSEIVTDFTVANTKDLDPLARGKDLVDPEEATALDSLFRCLQLRKRARRAAPGAVFCMSGPVAHVDEEEEDDSEFLYIFPESINGSHHNPSERAIKGEKAMPNGDMYVGAWNRSLPEGRGKYLWADGCMYEGQWCRGQKTGKGKLSWPSGATYEGDFMGGYLHGYGTFTGVDGSTYRGQWLLNDKHGYGHKCYKNGDFYEGSWKHGVQEGQGRYIRENGNEYMGEWRGGLMCGTGIMSWSNGDKYDGQWLDGLEHGHGVYKWADGSCYMGTWSKGFKDGKGTFYPACGNQTRLCHLLESLPSSLDQHDDLSDDGHSCWKERSSSLSDFEVDLNAPYAPSSETTSSKTLESRIGRNFSFDGVRSSSSEEFDDNDEGSSTCDPDNFPVQSAVEREYVQGVLINEVSRINVPSKDAKRGHKRQPNERKRPGEIIYKGHRNYDLMLNLQLGIRYAVGKITPIPRREIVSADFDPKGSIWMRFPPEGSACTPPHHSVDFKWKDYCPMVFRHLRELFKIDAADYMLSICGNDALRELSSPGKSGSVFYLSHDDRFMIKTMRKSEVKVLLRMLPNYYNHVRTYESTLITKFFGLHSIRAAGGQKVQLIVMGNMFCSELHIHRRFDLKGSSQGRSTDKVEIDETTTLKDLDLEFVFQLEPLWRQALLKQIKCDCNFLEAERIMDYSLLLGLHLRAPQYSTPFSPKNSSTDTHLSSGETFKAPISDEFGVKVENTDLVLPGTARLGIRLGVNMPARATRRTPKIAQDSHPEGELFGEDFDAVLYFGIIDILQDYDISKRLEHAYKSLQFDSHSISAVDPKLYSRRFQDFICRTFPENS